The genomic interval CTGAGCGCCGTGGGCAACCCCAACATGCCCGTCCCGAACGCCGTCGCGGCGATTCCGGGGATGGACCGCGTGGCGACGACGATGATGGAGCGGCGCATCGCCGACAACGACACCGCCACCGTCTCCGAACTGCTCGACACCTGCTTCGAGATGGGCGTCGAGCTCCAGGCGTGCCAGATGACTATCGACCTGATGGGCTACGACGAGGACGACTTCCACGACGAGGTGACCGTCGGCGTCGGCGCGGCCACGGCGCTGTCCCGGATGGCCGACGCGGACGTCCAGCTGCTCGTCTGAGCGTCCCACACCTACACAAGGGCTTTATTCCGCGGCGGGGAACCCGGCGGTTGGTCCCCGATGCAGCGAACGGTAGCGGTCGCGTACTACCCGGAAGGCGCCGGGCACGCGACACGGATGACGGCGATAGCACAGGCGCTGGAACGACGCGGCGCGGCGGTTCGGCTGGCCGGCGGCGGCGACGGGAGCCGGTTCGTCGCGCTCAACGGCTACGACGAGTTCGAGCCGACGCCCGTCGACTACATCGACACCTACCAGGGCGACGCGCCCCACCGGGTACTCACCGAGAGCCTCCCCGCGACGGCCGCGCGCATCCGCGACTACGTCGGCTGGCTTCGGCGAATCGATCCGGACGCGCTCGTCACCGACGACATGTTCGCGGCGATGGCCGCCGCGCGCGTCGGCACGCCGCTGTACGTCCTGAAACACGACCTCCCGCCGCTGTACGACGACCCGGTGGAGCGGGCCGGCGCGGCCGTCCACACCCGCTTCCAGCGGTCGGCGGCGCGGGCGTTCTTCTTCCCGACGGTCCGGCCCGACGCCGACATCGCCCCCGACGACGTGACCCGGGTCCCTCCGGTCGCGCTCCCGGGGGACGACGACCCCGACCGCGCGCCCGACGTGGTCTGTGTCCCGAGCCACTT from Halosegnis marinus carries:
- a CDS encoding DsrE/DsrF/DrsH-like family protein; translated protein: MSAEAADADPAERVAELEERVAELEAQRDDDEQKSMVIVATKGTLDMAYPPLILASTAAAFGWDVTVFHTFWGLDILHEERTEDLKLSAVGNPNMPVPNAVAAIPGMDRVATTMMERRIADNDTATVSELLDTCFEMGVELQACQMTIDLMGYDEDDFHDEVTVGVGAATALSRMADADVQLLV
- a CDS encoding glycosyltransferase; this encodes MQRTVAVAYYPEGAGHATRMTAIAQALERRGAAVRLAGGGDGSRFVALNGYDEFEPTPVDYIDTYQGDAPHRVLTESLPATAARIRDYVGWLRRIDPDALVTDDMFAAMAAARVGTPLYVLKHDLPPLYDDPVERAGAAVHTRFQRSAARAFFFPTVRPDADIAPDDVTRVPPVALPGDDDPDRAPDVVCVPSHFSSFDRVADRLSRDGRDVVNVGADDWEPVPSLLPYLRAADLVVCSGYSTIMDAAVAGTPCVVRPATDEQRAVADWLDGTAGFAVADDALDVLDAADDPPVSPEFENGGREIAARVLADLAGRASDAADLPTDDGAGGWRRRLAGLNARTLL